Proteins encoded within one genomic window of Triticum aestivum cultivar Chinese Spring chromosome 2D, IWGSC CS RefSeq v2.1, whole genome shotgun sequence:
- the LOC123049897 gene encoding vacuolar iron transporter homolog 5 yields MAANTTKLAAVADAENPAVVCGDVDHFESSFDMAGRANWLRAAVLGANDGLVSTASLMLGVSAVKPDARAMVVSGFAGLLAGACSMAIGEYVSVCSQRDVEIAQLDRDGKRGGDEEKGLPSPAQAAAASALAFSVGALVPLLAAGFIVGYNLRVAVVVAVATLALAAFGCVGAVLGRAPVARSCARVVVGGLAAMAITFGFMRLFRASGV; encoded by the coding sequence ATGGCCGCGAACACCACCAAGCTGGCCGCCGTGGCTGACGCCGAGAACCCGGCTGTTGTGTGCGGCGACGTCGACCACTTCGAGTCGTCCTTCGACATGGCTGGGCGCGCCAATTGGCTCCGCGCGGCGGTGCTGGGCGCCAACGACGGGCTGGTCTCCACGGCCTCCCTCATGCTCGGCGTCAGCGCCGTCAAGCCCGACGCGCGCGCCATGGTCGTGTCCGGGTTCGCGGGCCTCCTGGCCGGGGCGTGCAGCATGGCCATCGGGGAGTACGTGTCCGTCTGTTCCCAGCGTGACGTGGAGATCGCGCAGCTGGACCGCGACGGCAAGCGCGGCGGCGACGAGGAGAAGGGGCTGCCCAGCCCGGCGCAAGCCGCGGCCGCCTCTGCGCTAGCTTTCTCCGTCGGGGCGCTCGTGCCGCTGCTGGCTGCCGGGTTCATCGTGGGTTACAACCTGCGAGTCGCTGTGGTGGTCGCCGTGGCGACGTTGGCACTGGCAGCGTTCGGATGCGTGGGCGCCGTGCTCGGGCGCGCCCCCGTGGCGAGGTCGTGCGCGCGGGTGGTGGTGGGCGGGCTGGCCGCCATGGCCATCACCTTTGGGTTCATGAGGCTCTTCCGAGCCAGCGGCGTATGA